A stretch of Lepisosteus oculatus isolate fLepOcu1 chromosome 11, fLepOcu1.hap2, whole genome shotgun sequence DNA encodes these proteins:
- the LOC138241724 gene encoding kinetochore-associated protein DSN1 homolog isoform X1 has protein sequence MAESVVASDLLQDGQGLPVDDGKRRGQQRDDQVQDGEVRQGSELVLIHQGTIGFQEVPLVQVLSDPNPEGHRLPPTEDTPRGVKRAPCRSPSPREPQSKSPRTSLSPVGLPPLEDAGVGGEDPGAREHEGATARGSQALSPFSRRKSWRKSARGRKSLPALPTESDGLCKEISKDLPENERLTKLLEASVKFALTKLQQSLLHVPGADLELLQSEVSSVCEEVSLLRSAGPSQEGPSVDTKPPDSNPPKPEASQTVEEMKRSIEILTAECSAWESLLQKHRCRAEEMARRVSEGKEHGIPLDPGLLSQSSQSKVILGKPDYRSVLQRQTPALQFMELLVDNHCKLNQMLLSFQQEAEGFLKKASAKLTSSAFRDLEQSPIKKILKVFKSSSAEPDPVPSSV, from the exons ATGGCGGAAAGTGTTGTGGCGTCCGATTTATTACAGGATGGGCAGGGATTGCCCGTTGATGACGGGAAAAG GCGCGGGCAGCAGCGGGACGACCAGGTCCAGGACGGGGAGGTAAGACAAGGTTCCGAGCTGGTTCTGATCCACCAGGGGACCATAGGTTTCCAGGAG GTTCCCCTTGTCCAGGTCCTGTCAGACCCCAACCCAGAGGGTCACCGCTTGCCCCCCACAGAAGATACCCCAAGGGGGGTGAAGAGAGCTCCCTGTAGGAGCCCCAGCCCCAGGGAGCCCCAGTCGAAGTCCCCCCgcacctctctctcccctgtagGGCTGCCCCCTCTGGAAGATGCGGGTGTGGGGGGCGAGGATCCAGGCGCCAGGGAGCACGAAGGGGCAACAGCCAGGGGGAGCCAGGCTCTGAGTCCTTTCAGCCGCCGGAAATCATGGAGAAAATCGGCGAGAGGACGGAAGTCGCTGCCTGCCCTCCCCACAGAGTCTGATG GGCTGTGCAAAGAGATCAGTAAAGATCTCCCTGAAAACGAGAGACTCACAAAACTGCTGGAGGCTTCAGTCAAG TTTGCGCTGACGAAGCTGCAGCAGTCTCTCCTACACGTGCCGGGGGCGGACCTGGAGCTCTTGCAGTCTGAAG TGTCCTCTGTGTGCGAGGAGGTGAGCCTGCTGCGCTCCGCTGGGCCGAGTCAGGAGGGACCCTCCGTGGACACCAAGCCCCCTGACAG TAATCCCCCAAAGCCAGAGGCGTCCCAGACTGTGGAGGAAATGAAGAGATCCATTGAGAT CCTGACTGCAGAGTGCTCAGCCTGGGAGTCACTGCTGCAGAAACACCGCTGCCGAGCCGAGGAGATGGCCAG gcgTGTGTCGGAGGGGAAGGAGCACGGCATTCCTCTGGACCCGGGCCTGCTCTCCCAGTCTTCCCAGAGTAAAGTCATTCTCGGCAAGCCTGACTACCGCAGCGTCCTCCAGAGGCAGACCCCAGCACTGCAGTTCATGGAGCTGCTG gtGGACAATCACTGCAAGCTCAACCAGATGTTGCTGTCCTTCCAGCAGGAAGCAGAGGGctttctgaagaaggccagCGCGAAACTGA cttcCAGTGCATTCCGGGACCTGGAACAGTCACCCATCAAGAAGATTCTTAAAGTGTTCAAGAGCTCCTCAGCTGAGCCTGACCCAGTTCCTAGTTCTGTGTGA
- the LOC138241724 gene encoding kinetochore-associated protein DSN1 homolog isoform X2 encodes MAESVVASDLLQDGQGLPVDDGKRRGQQRDDQVQDGEVPLVQVLSDPNPEGHRLPPTEDTPRGVKRAPCRSPSPREPQSKSPRTSLSPVGLPPLEDAGVGGEDPGAREHEGATARGSQALSPFSRRKSWRKSARGRKSLPALPTESDGLCKEISKDLPENERLTKLLEASVKFALTKLQQSLLHVPGADLELLQSEVSSVCEEVSLLRSAGPSQEGPSVDTKPPDSNPPKPEASQTVEEMKRSIEILTAECSAWESLLQKHRCRAEEMARRVSEGKEHGIPLDPGLLSQSSQSKVILGKPDYRSVLQRQTPALQFMELLVDNHCKLNQMLLSFQQEAEGFLKKASAKLTSSAFRDLEQSPIKKILKVFKSSSAEPDPVPSSV; translated from the exons ATGGCGGAAAGTGTTGTGGCGTCCGATTTATTACAGGATGGGCAGGGATTGCCCGTTGATGACGGGAAAAG GCGCGGGCAGCAGCGGGACGACCAGGTCCAGGACGGGGAG GTTCCCCTTGTCCAGGTCCTGTCAGACCCCAACCCAGAGGGTCACCGCTTGCCCCCCACAGAAGATACCCCAAGGGGGGTGAAGAGAGCTCCCTGTAGGAGCCCCAGCCCCAGGGAGCCCCAGTCGAAGTCCCCCCgcacctctctctcccctgtagGGCTGCCCCCTCTGGAAGATGCGGGTGTGGGGGGCGAGGATCCAGGCGCCAGGGAGCACGAAGGGGCAACAGCCAGGGGGAGCCAGGCTCTGAGTCCTTTCAGCCGCCGGAAATCATGGAGAAAATCGGCGAGAGGACGGAAGTCGCTGCCTGCCCTCCCCACAGAGTCTGATG GGCTGTGCAAAGAGATCAGTAAAGATCTCCCTGAAAACGAGAGACTCACAAAACTGCTGGAGGCTTCAGTCAAG TTTGCGCTGACGAAGCTGCAGCAGTCTCTCCTACACGTGCCGGGGGCGGACCTGGAGCTCTTGCAGTCTGAAG TGTCCTCTGTGTGCGAGGAGGTGAGCCTGCTGCGCTCCGCTGGGCCGAGTCAGGAGGGACCCTCCGTGGACACCAAGCCCCCTGACAG TAATCCCCCAAAGCCAGAGGCGTCCCAGACTGTGGAGGAAATGAAGAGATCCATTGAGAT CCTGACTGCAGAGTGCTCAGCCTGGGAGTCACTGCTGCAGAAACACCGCTGCCGAGCCGAGGAGATGGCCAG gcgTGTGTCGGAGGGGAAGGAGCACGGCATTCCTCTGGACCCGGGCCTGCTCTCCCAGTCTTCCCAGAGTAAAGTCATTCTCGGCAAGCCTGACTACCGCAGCGTCCTCCAGAGGCAGACCCCAGCACTGCAGTTCATGGAGCTGCTG gtGGACAATCACTGCAAGCTCAACCAGATGTTGCTGTCCTTCCAGCAGGAAGCAGAGGGctttctgaagaaggccagCGCGAAACTGA cttcCAGTGCATTCCGGGACCTGGAACAGTCACCCATCAAGAAGATTCTTAAAGTGTTCAAGAGCTCCTCAGCTGAGCCTGACCCAGTTCCTAGTTCTGTGTGA